Proteins from a single region of Belliella baltica DSM 15883:
- a CDS encoding M16 family metallopeptidase, with amino-acid sequence MINYQQFVLDNGLQVLVHEDHSTKIAVVNILYKVGSRNEIAGKTGLAHYFEHLMFGGTKHVPVFDTALEKVGGSCNAFTNTDITNYYITLPAVNIETAFWLESERMLHLSLSEKTIETQRKVVIEEFKQRYLNQPYGDVFHHLRDLAYDRHPYQWPTIGKDIEDIVNYKKEFVEEFYFTHYRPDNAVMVVAGDVTLDQIKKLSDKWFTDIPSGQIPKKTITEELPQVSKKAITIEADVPTDALYKVYHMPGKLQEGYLEADLITDILGFGRSSTLEQQLVKNGNIFASVGGYILGTVDPGLMVFSGKMEKGQSAEAAEKALDEVVEEFKKNTISDSILHKIRNQAEAMKTYESIQLLNRAMSLAYYAHLGNPDLHELDYQRKIQIPSEKILKWANTILREENSSVIYYKSKASS; translated from the coding sequence ATGATTAACTACCAACAATTCGTATTGGATAATGGCTTGCAAGTGCTGGTTCATGAAGACCACAGCACCAAAATTGCTGTAGTCAACATCCTGTATAAAGTTGGCTCTAGAAACGAAATCGCTGGCAAAACTGGTCTTGCTCATTACTTCGAACACTTAATGTTTGGAGGCACGAAGCATGTTCCGGTATTTGATACAGCTTTGGAGAAAGTTGGCGGTTCTTGCAATGCATTCACAAATACTGACATCACCAATTATTACATCACTTTACCCGCAGTGAATATAGAAACTGCTTTTTGGCTGGAGTCTGAGAGAATGTTGCACTTAAGTTTGAGTGAAAAGACCATCGAAACACAAAGGAAAGTGGTTATTGAGGAATTCAAGCAGCGCTATCTCAACCAACCTTATGGAGATGTATTTCATCACCTCAGAGATTTGGCTTACGATAGACATCCTTATCAGTGGCCGACGATCGGAAAAGACATTGAAGATATCGTCAATTATAAAAAAGAGTTTGTAGAAGAGTTTTACTTCACCCACTACCGTCCTGACAATGCTGTCATGGTAGTTGCTGGAGATGTCACGCTAGACCAAATCAAAAAACTATCAGATAAGTGGTTTACTGATATCCCTTCTGGACAGATTCCTAAGAAAACCATCACAGAGGAACTCCCTCAAGTAAGTAAAAAAGCCATCACCATAGAAGCAGATGTCCCAACTGATGCACTTTACAAAGTATATCACATGCCGGGAAAATTGCAAGAAGGGTATTTGGAAGCTGATTTGATTACTGACATCCTAGGATTCGGCAGATCTTCGACACTCGAGCAACAACTTGTCAAAAACGGAAATATCTTCGCTTCAGTTGGCGGCTATATATTGGGCACAGTGGATCCGGGATTGATGGTATTTTCAGGAAAGATGGAAAAAGGTCAAAGTGCAGAGGCTGCTGAGAAAGCCTTGGACGAGGTGGTGGAAGAATTCAAAAAGAACACCATATCAGACAGCATCCTCCACAAAATAAGAAACCAAGCAGAAGCGATGAAAACTTATGAATCAATTCAGCTTTTGAACAGAGCGATGAGTTTGGCATATTATGCTCATTTGGGTAATCCTGATCTTCATGAATTGGATTATCAGAGAAAAATTCAAATCCCCTCAGAAAAGATATTAAAATGGGCAAATACAATTCTAAGAGAAGAAAACTCTTCTGTCATCTATTATAAGAGTAAAGCTTCGAGTTGA
- a CDS encoding heavy-metal-associated domain-containing protein produces MKTQQFKTNVKCGACVATITPEMEKINDATWKVDLSHPDRILTVEGDVATETIIEAIEKSGYKAESF; encoded by the coding sequence ATGAAAACGCAACAATTCAAAACAAACGTAAAATGTGGAGCTTGTGTCGCTACGATCACTCCTGAAATGGAAAAAATAAATGACGCAACTTGGAAAGTGGATCTATCACATCCTGATCGCATTTTGACTGTAGAGGGAGATGTGGCAACCGAAACAATCATCGAAGCCATTGAAAAATCGGGATACAAAGCGGAAAGCTTTTAA